From the genome of bacterium, one region includes:
- the cbiB gene encoding adenosylcobinamide-phosphate synthase CbiB, which produces MIERINIVILAYILDLIFGDPGWLPHPVKGIGFTAGKLEPVMRKLIKNEKTAGVIFNILIAGGVYLSVYFIDKYLYSINKNLGLVFSVFCVYTALSIKDLKDESMSVYDELENNNIKSARERLGKIVGRDTGNLDEKEIIRAAVETVSENIVDGIISPLFYAFIGGAPLALAYKAVNTLDSMVGYKNERYRDFGWFSARVDDAANYIPARLSLLFLPLAGFLAGKNMFNSWKIIRRDGDKNPSPNSGIPEAAVAGALGVRLGGANFYNSVSITKPFIGDGINSLDKKHIKESIFIAYISSGLFLSCGLFLLWILKK; this is translated from the coding sequence ATGATTGAAAGGATAAATATTGTTATTTTAGCCTACATATTGGATTTGATATTCGGCGATCCGGGATGGCTGCCTCACCCGGTAAAAGGCATCGGTTTTACAGCAGGTAAATTGGAACCGGTCATGCGTAAATTGATAAAAAACGAAAAAACCGCGGGTGTCATTTTTAATATTTTAATTGCCGGCGGCGTTTATTTGTCAGTATATTTTATTGATAAATATCTTTATTCAATAAATAAAAATTTGGGCCTGGTTTTTTCTGTTTTTTGCGTGTATACAGCTCTGTCAATAAAGGATTTGAAAGATGAAAGCATGTCCGTTTATGATGAATTGGAAAATAATAATATAAAATCAGCACGTGAGAGGCTGGGTAAAATTGTCGGGAGAGATACGGGTAACCTGGATGAAAAGGAGATCATAAGGGCGGCTGTTGAAACTGTCTCGGAGAATATCGTAGATGGTATAATTTCCCCTCTTTTTTACGCTTTTATTGGCGGCGCACCTTTAGCTTTGGCTTATAAGGCAGTTAATACACTGGATTCAATGGTCGGTTATAAAAATGAAAGATACAGGGATTTCGGGTGGTTTTCTGCGAGAGTTGATGATGCCGCGAATTATATACCGGCGAGATTGTCGCTTTTATTTCTGCCTTTAGCAGGTTTTTTGGCGGGAAAAAATATGTTTAATTCATGGAAAATTATAAGAAGAGACGGCGATAAAAATCCGAGCCCAAACAGCGGAATACCGGAAGCGGCAGTCGCAGGAGCTTTAGGAGTAAGATTGGGCGGAGCAAATTTTTACAATTCCGTAAGTATTACAAAACCATTTATCGGAGACGGGATAAATTCGTTGGATAAAAAACATATAAAAGAGAGTATTTTTATAGCGTATATTTCCTCCGGTTTGTTCCTGTCATGCGGACTATTTTTATTATGGATTTTAAAAAAATAA
- a CDS encoding cobyric acid synthase: MKKAKAIQVCGTGSGVGKSVITAGLCRIFLQDGFMACPFKAQNMALNSYVTKEGGEIGRAQAVQAHAAGIEPSVEMNPILIKPNTDTCAQVIVLGKPLRNMEAVQYIKHKKSLVKTVHKSFDRLINKYEAVVIEGAGSPAEVNLKSHDFVNMKMAEYARAPVILVCDIDKGGALAWVVGTLELLTGRERNRVRGIIINKFRGDINLLKPGIKFLEKRTGIKVLGVIPYFRDVRIPEEDSVPIESMVHPPRRTSGAKRVEQKEKKEKLLDVAVIYLPHISNFTDFDPLEKEPDVLLRYVRSQGELGNPDIIILPGTKNTTGDLQYLRKSGFAEKILFTIHGSRFTVLIGICGGYQMLGKKIFDKYGIESKNKEIDGLGLLPIETNLQKEKTLTQVRGKHLKSGLNISGYEIHHGKTNVPKGFKPLFQILSKETNDYDGMIDKSGRIIGTYIHGLFESDKFRRDFLNRIRIAKGWEPLKTETNYDQDIEFDKLANVLRENLNMGLIYKMLDLRKRVV, encoded by the coding sequence GTGAAAAAAGCTAAAGCTATTCAGGTCTGCGGGACCGGTTCAGGTGTCGGGAAAAGCGTAATTACGGCTGGACTTTGCAGAATATTTTTGCAGGATGGTTTCATGGCCTGCCCCTTTAAAGCACAGAATATGGCATTGAACTCATATGTCACGAAAGAAGGAGGGGAAATCGGACGGGCGCAGGCGGTCCAGGCGCATGCCGCGGGTATTGAGCCTTCTGTTGAAATGAACCCTATTTTAATTAAACCGAACACCGATACATGCGCGCAGGTAATTGTATTAGGAAAACCGCTCAGAAATATGGAGGCTGTCCAGTATATAAAACATAAAAAAAGCCTGGTAAAGACAGTCCATAAGTCTTTTGATAGGCTGATCAATAAATATGAAGCTGTTGTTATCGAGGGGGCGGGAAGCCCGGCTGAGGTAAATTTAAAGTCGCATGATTTTGTAAATATGAAAATGGCGGAATACGCCAGAGCGCCTGTTATCCTGGTTTGTGATATTGATAAAGGCGGGGCGTTAGCATGGGTGGTCGGGACGCTGGAACTGTTGACCGGAAGGGAAAGAAACAGGGTAAGGGGAATAATAATAAATAAATTCCGCGGGGACATAAATCTTCTTAAACCAGGGATAAAATTTCTGGAAAAACGCACAGGGATAAAAGTTCTTGGTGTGATTCCGTATTTCCGTGATGTAAGGATACCGGAGGAGGATTCGGTGCCGATAGAAAGCATGGTGCATCCTCCACGGCGGACAAGTGGAGCAAAGAGAGTAGAGCAAAAAGAGAAGAAGGAAAAATTATTGGACGTGGCGGTAATTTATTTACCTCACATTTCCAATTTTACTGATTTTGACCCGCTTGAGAAAGAACCTGATGTGTTATTGCGATATGTGAGAAGTCAGGGAGAATTAGGCAATCCTGACATTATAATCCTCCCCGGAACAAAGAACACAACCGGTGATTTGCAATATCTCAGGAAATCAGGCTTTGCTGAAAAAATTTTATTCACGATTCACGGTTCACGGTTTACGGTCCTGATCGGTATCTGCGGCGGGTATCAGATGCTTGGTAAAAAAATATTTGATAAATATGGCATAGAATCTAAAAATAAAGAAATTGACGGATTAGGATTATTGCCTATTGAAACAAATCTGCAAAAAGAGAAAACTCTGACACAGGTAAGAGGTAAGCATTTAAAATCTGGTTTAAATATCTCCGGTTATGAAATACATCATGGCAAAACGAATGTTCCAAAAGGTTTTAAACCATTATTCCAAATTTTAAGTAAAGAAACAAATGATTATGACGGGATGATAGATAAGAGTGGAAGAATTATAGGAACGTATATCCATGGATTGTTTGAAAGTGATAAGTTCCGAAGGGATTTTTTAAACAGGATTAGAATTGCAAAGGGATGGGAACCTTTAAAAACAGAGACAAATTATGACCAGGATATAGAATTTGATAAACTGGCGAATGTGCTGAGAGAGAATTTGAATATGGGTTTGATTTATAAAATGTTAGATTTAAGAAAAAGGGTTGTATGA
- the cobD gene encoding threonine-phosphate decarboxylase CobD, whose protein sequence is MINRIHGGNIWLYPENKRLVDFSANINPLGIPKSLKINIIRNIDRLINYPEPESTGVKKLLAAYHNIKEDNLIAGNGSIELIYLIPRALNIKNALVITPAFSEYEFALKANKSGIVFHKTKEKDNFKIDIQAVEKLLKNMDAVFLGNPNNPTGNFLEKDELFELVKYCEINNKLMVVDEAFIGFLFNGEEFSLIEKVNRTKNLIVIRSLTKLYAIPGLRIGYAAGHKDLIKMLRGIQYPWNVNLFAQAAVKDILEADKYIKDTRKNISTEKDFLFNNLRKAEGVKVFCPSVNFILCKLRNRKIKNADELKDKLISKGILIRSCGNFRGLNNEYFRVAIRKRRENIKLIKALKDVLGEKS, encoded by the coding sequence ATGATAAATCGAATTCACGGCGGGAATATATGGCTTTATCCTGAAAATAAAAGGCTGGTTGATTTCAGCGCAAATATAAATCCTCTGGGTATTCCTAAAAGTTTAAAGATTAATATTATAAGAAATATTGACAGGTTGATTAATTATCCTGAACCGGAATCAACCGGTGTCAAAAAGCTTTTAGCGGCTTATCACAACATAAAAGAAGATAATCTGATCGCGGGAAACGGGTCAATAGAACTTATTTATTTAATCCCAAGGGCCTTAAATATTAAAAACGCTTTGGTTATTACACCGGCATTCAGCGAATATGAGTTTGCGTTAAAGGCAAATAAATCAGGTATTGTTTTCCATAAAACAAAGGAAAAAGACAATTTTAAGATTGATATCCAGGCAGTAGAAAAGCTGCTTAAAAATATGGATGCAGTTTTTTTGGGCAACCCGAATAATCCGACGGGAAATTTTTTGGAAAAAGATGAACTTTTTGAATTGGTTAAGTATTGCGAAATAAATAATAAACTTATGGTAGTGGATGAAGCTTTTATTGGGTTTCTTTTTAATGGTGAGGAATTTAGTTTAATAGAGAAAGTTAATAGAACAAAAAATTTAATTGTAATAAGGTCGTTGACAAAATTGTATGCGATTCCCGGGTTAAGAATCGGATACGCGGCAGGACATAAAGATTTAATAAAAATGCTCCGCGGCATTCAATACCCGTGGAACGTGAATTTATTCGCGCAGGCTGCAGTAAAAGATATTTTAGAGGCAGACAAATATATTAAAGATACCAGGAAAAATATTTCCACCGAGAAGGATTTTTTATTCAATAATCTCAGGAAAGCAGAGGGTGTTAAAGTATTTTGCCCAAGTGTCAATTTTATATTATGCAAACTTCGAAACAGAAAAATCAAAAATGCAGATGAATTAAAAGATAAACTTATTTCAAAAGGCATTTTGATCAGAAGCTGCGGGAATTTCAGGGGATTGAATAATGAATATTTCAGGGTCGCAATTAGAAAACGGCGTGAAAATATCAAATTAATTAAAGCATTAAAGGATGTTTTGGGTGAAAAAAGCTAA
- the cobS gene encoding adenosylcobinamide-GDP ribazoletransferase, translating into MKHFLIALQFLTIFPININGELREEDFGKSLTYFPVVGAIIGLVLVLSLFTLRFLPIQVESALILIISIFIYGGMHLDGFADTCDGFYGDKELSKILEIMRDSHVGAMGVIGIVCLIILKYSLFTVLLPFENFWKIIFLMAVFSKFMQVAACYKTNYPRKEGKAKYFVGKTTYKQLVFGLIFTVGLFTVLLKINGILIFILSAVTILFIVNWFKRKIGGMTGDTIGAASEISEVIVLLFSLVLVLFKDF; encoded by the coding sequence ATGAAACATTTTCTAATCGCATTGCAATTTTTAACCATTTTTCCCATTAATATCAATGGTGAATTAAGGGAAGAAGATTTCGGCAAATCTTTAACTTATTTCCCGGTTGTTGGCGCGATCATTGGGCTTGTTCTGGTTTTAAGCCTTTTCACTTTACGATTTTTGCCAATACAAGTTGAAAGCGCGCTGATTCTGATTATTTCGATTTTTATTTACGGAGGGATGCATCTTGATGGTTTTGCTGATACCTGTGACGGTTTTTACGGGGATAAAGAGCTTTCGAAAATTTTAGAAATTATGAGGGACAGCCATGTTGGCGCGATGGGTGTTATTGGCATTGTGTGTCTTATAATTTTAAAATATTCACTTTTCACAGTTTTGCTGCCGTTTGAAAATTTCTGGAAAATAATTTTTTTAATGGCGGTATTCAGTAAGTTCATGCAGGTGGCCGCCTGTTATAAAACCAATTATCCGCGTAAAGAAGGCAAAGCAAAATATTTTGTCGGCAAAACAACATACAAACAATTGGTTTTTGGACTAATTTTTACAGTGGGCCTATTCACAGTATTGCTAAAAATAAATGGAATACTAATATTTATATTGTCAGCAGTTACAATATTATTTATAGTAAACTGGTTTAAGAGAAAAATAGGCGGAATGACGGGGGATACGATAGGTGCGGCAAGTGAAATCAGCGAGGTTATAGTTCTTTTATTTAGTTTAGTTTTGGTTTTATTTAAGGATTTTTAG